A single window of Deinococcus sp. KSM4-11 DNA harbors:
- a CDS encoding asparagine synthase-related protein, with protein MPTDFGLRLDWLGGAPGTEPLTSASLAGSVQVGPWTVQLDLDGARPIVNPVAGVVALLHGHLYGTAVETLPALYRQYGAALGMHLEGAYALLILDVRDGRISVFTDRTGSHKLYAAHDGDHAALATRADWAGFQPRPLDPAGVAAYLATGNMFGGLTLHRGVRALPRASVTDLERTRLTSREYWTVEPGPLGGGVSPDQTQELAELLRAAVARRVPSSAHEVHLSLSGGYDSRGLLSLLSGSGPSLQTFSYALGDQARGSDTSVAARLARQYGAQHTVIDAYGGDLLGTVRHNAQWGQGVTHFCDEADAWAQLDTLHPTDVFTGEQPFELCTHPLKTVPEQLKNHHLTGFSPLAWLQGRIPAHTYATLRDAWQTELDVITARTLRWEHPAQRDLMLMLDQHLPHVLLPWRERYAGHAARVHTPFLDTQVLDFLGRVPLDALADKALFRAALTHLDPHLLNVPIAASQGYEPDWNAELIRQQDEVQASVALEPSRLDDLLSPELMLGLLQGLRTPSRKASLKGNLRSHLGRLRRTPLGTRLLGIPALRIGQVDHATFLMRLLTLREADQIVTSRPVPASRPHLGRPEIPQGTSYSAPAGD; from the coding sequence TCAGGTCGGCCCGTGGACGGTTCAGCTCGATCTGGACGGCGCGCGGCCCATCGTGAACCCGGTGGCGGGCGTGGTCGCGCTGCTGCACGGGCACCTGTATGGCACGGCAGTGGAAACCCTTCCGGCGCTGTACCGGCAGTACGGCGCGGCGCTGGGCATGCACCTGGAGGGGGCCTACGCGCTGCTGATCCTCGACGTCCGTGACGGGCGAATCAGCGTCTTCACGGACCGCACCGGGTCGCACAAGCTGTATGCCGCGCATGACGGCGACCATGCGGCCCTTGCGACCCGCGCCGACTGGGCCGGATTCCAGCCCAGGCCGCTCGATCCGGCAGGCGTCGCGGCGTACTTGGCAACCGGGAACATGTTCGGCGGCCTGACCCTGCACCGGGGCGTCCGCGCCCTGCCGCGCGCCAGCGTGACCGATCTGGAACGCACACGACTGACATCGCGCGAATACTGGACGGTGGAACCCGGCCCCCTGGGTGGCGGGGTCAGCCCCGATCAGACGCAGGAACTCGCGGAACTGCTGCGCGCGGCGGTCGCCCGGCGCGTTCCGTCATCGGCCCATGAGGTGCATTTGTCGCTCAGCGGAGGCTACGATTCGCGCGGTCTGCTCAGCCTGCTGTCCGGATCTGGGCCGTCCCTCCAGACCTTCTCGTATGCCCTGGGCGATCAGGCGCGCGGCTCGGACACCAGCGTCGCGGCGCGGCTCGCCCGGCAGTATGGCGCGCAGCACACCGTGATCGACGCGTACGGCGGCGACCTGCTGGGCACCGTGCGGCACAACGCGCAGTGGGGCCAGGGGGTCACGCACTTCTGCGACGAGGCCGACGCCTGGGCGCAGCTGGATACCCTGCACCCGACCGACGTGTTCACGGGTGAGCAGCCGTTCGAACTCTGCACCCACCCGCTGAAGACCGTGCCCGAGCAGCTCAAGAACCACCACCTGACCGGGTTCTCGCCCCTGGCGTGGTTGCAGGGCCGCATTCCGGCGCATACCTATGCCACGCTGCGTGACGCGTGGCAGACCGAGCTGGACGTGATCACGGCCCGCACGCTGCGCTGGGAGCACCCCGCGCAGCGTGACCTGATGCTGATGCTCGACCAGCACCTGCCGCACGTGCTGCTGCCCTGGCGCGAGCGCTACGCCGGACACGCCGCCCGCGTGCACACGCCGTTCCTGGACACGCAGGTGCTGGACTTCCTGGGCCGCGTGCCGCTCGACGCTCTGGCCGACAAGGCCCTGTTCCGCGCGGCCCTGACCCATCTCGACCCGCACCTGCTGAATGTGCCCATCGCGGCCAGCCAGGGCTATGAGCCGGACTGGAATGCCGAGCTGATCCGCCAGCAGGACGAGGTGCAGGCCAGCGTGGCCCTGGAACCCAGCCGACTCGACGACCTGCTGAGTCCGGAGCTGATGCTCGGCCTGCTCCAGGGCCTGAGGACACCCTCCCGGAAGGCGAGCCTGAAAGGCAATCTGCGCTCGCACCTGGGCCGCCTGCGCCGCACGCCGCTCGGGACGCGCCTGCTGGGTATCCCGGCCCTGCGGATCGGGCAGGTGGATCATGCGACCTTCCTGATGCGGCTGCTGACCCTGCGCGAGGCCGACCAGATCGTCACCTCCCGCCCCGTTCCGGCCAGCCGGCCTCACCTGGGCCGGCCAGAGATCCCACAGGGAACGTCGTACTCCGCGCCCGCCGGAGACTGA